In the genome of Pieris napi chromosome 16, ilPieNapi1.2, whole genome shotgun sequence, one region contains:
- the LOC125057440 gene encoding uncharacterized protein LOC125057440 yields MEAISENAQTMADQKVTLHTILHKIAKERGYVNYKLNVKPITTGGANYSCVLFLATIAENDKDDIKLFNKVACVGEKVRAMSPFQIFESEICFYNELIKIYREIEEKHGVPEQERFVTPKFYGFSDEYLHETLVMEDLTASGYEMFDRFKTFDFNYAKEAVRQLAKLHALSIAFSIESPDEFEEKTAKLTMKNNMDSLSGVIEGMLKKVMLSLREEFKDRVQLFLKETMTVEKMNYLTKPHRRMVLGHGDFRASNIMHKMNEDGTYKVIIIDYQTLHRTNPILDLVYLIFNGTDQAFRSEYLQKTIDHYYTELTASLKLFHINPDEVYSREDFDYDYKEVLPYGLIISFMLLLLVTVDTENAPTMTPDSDFESFNMAPSEEYKKRVNELVEDFIKYGIL; encoded by the exons ATGGAGGCGATATCGGAAAAT GCTCAAACAATGGCAGACCAAAAGGTTACTCTTCACACTATACTCCATAAAATTGCGAAAGAACGAGGCTATGTCAATTACAAGCTCAATGTAAAACCAATTACAACCGGAGGGGCTAATTACTCCTGTGTGCTTTTTCTTGCAACAATTGCTGAAAACGATAAGGATGACATAAAACTATTCAATAAAGTTGCGTGTGTAGGTGAAAAAGTGCGTGCTATGTCACCATTCCAAATTTTCGAGTCAGAAATCTGCTTTTACaacgaattaataaaaatatatagagaGATTGAGGAAAAACATGGTGTCCCAGAACAGGAAAGATTCGTAACTCCAAAATTCTATGGATTTAGCGACGAATATCTGCACGAAACCCTCGTCATGGAAGATTTAACCGCTAGTGGCTATGAAATGTTCGATCGATTCAAGACATTTGACTTTAATTATGCCAAAGAAGCTGTGAGACAACTTGCAAAACTACACGCACTGTCCATTGCTTTCTCCATTGAAAGTCCAGACGAATTTGAGGAAAAAACAGCTAAGCtaacaatgaaaaataatatggaCTCTTTATCGGGGGTAATAGAGGGAATGTTAAAAAAGGTTATGTTATCTTTGCGAGAAGAGTTTAAAGATCGCGTCCAACTATTTCTCAAGGAAACAATGACTGTTGAAAAGATGAATTACCTAACAAAACCACATAGGCGCATGGTCTTGGGACATGGAGATTTTCGTGCTAGTAATATAATGCATAAAATGAATgag gATGGCACCTACAAAGTGATCATTATAGATTATCAAACGCTGCACCGCACTAATCCTATCTTGGATTTGGTCTACCTAATATTCAATGGAACAGATCAAGCATTCAGGAGCGAGTACTTGCAGAAGACTATTGATCACTATTATACTGAGCTGACTGCTTCGTTGAAATTATTTCACATCAACCCTGACGAAGTGTATTCAAGGGAAGATTTTGATTACGACTACAAAGAg GTGCTACCATATGGACTGATCATAAGTTTTATGTTGTTATTACTGGTCACTGTGGACACTGAGAATGCGCCAACAATGACACCAGATTCAGATTTTGAGAGTTTTAACATGGCACCCAGTGAGGAATACAAGAAGAGAGTCAATGAACTCGTTGAAGATTTTATCAAATATGGAATTTTGTAG
- the LOC125057441 gene encoding uncharacterized protein LOC125057441, which produces MAGQEVYEILNKIAKEEQFNNYKISINPLSTDGANFSSNLYEAKISTSDKELNLFVKVAAIGEKLRTLAPVCIYKTEVQFYTKIFKLYNDIETKHHVPEDHKLVLPKLYGYNLECSNEILVFDNLLAEGFDMYDRFQTMDWDYASLSLTALAKLHGLSMAYAIEYPDEFKKDGEIMKIQENIDGLKEYLESAITKVLQVTKAENKERLKTFLDGVTSVEYFMGVLKPMRSCVLTHADYRPSNLLHKVQDGKTTKVIPIDFQTIRHGNLVSDLVYFIFTGTDKEFRNTNYQRCLDHYYSELSTTLTMLHLDPNQIYSRKDFEYELEQASSYGLLSAILCLLIITVDPKDAPKVDDKLEQKDFAVIPNERYSERINGVIEDFIKLGVI; this is translated from the exons ATGGCTGGACAGGAAGTTTACgaaattcttaataaaattgcTAAAGAAGAacagtttaataattataagatatCAATAAATCCCCTTTCCACTGATGGTGCTAACTTTTCCAGCAATCTTTATGAAGCAAAAATTTCTACAAGTGACAAAgaattaaacttatttgttAAAGTTGCTGCAATTGGTGAAAAGTTGAGAACATTAGCTCCTGTTTGTATCTACAAAACAGAAGTTCAGTTTTACacgaaaatattcaaattatacaATGATATAGAAACGAAACATCATGTGCCCGAGGATCACAAATTAGTCCTGCCGAAGCTATACGGGTACAATTTGGAATGTTCGAACGAGATTttggtgtttgacaatttactTGCCGAAGGTTTTGACATGTACGATAGATTTCAGACTATGGACTGGGACTATGCGTCGCTTTCGCTTACTGCTCTTGCTAAATTACATGGTCTTTCGATGGCATACGCAATTGAGTATCCAGATGAATTCAAAAAAGACGGAGAGATTATGAAAATACAAGAAAACATAGATGGTTTAAAGGAATATTTAGAGAGTGCAATAACTAAAGTGCTTCAGGTTACGAAGGCAGAAAATAAAGAACGATTGAAAACATTTCTAGATGGAGTGACGAGCGTTGAATACTTTATGGGTGTCCTGAAACCAATGAGAAGCTGTGTTTTAACTCATGCTGATTATCGTCCCAGCAACCTGCTCCATAAAGTTCaa gATGGAAAAACTACTAAAGTGATACCCATAGACTTCCAAACAATTCGTCACGGAAACCTTGTTAGCGATCTGGTGTACTTCATCTTCACTGGGACAGACAAAGAATTCCGGAATACCAACTACCAACGATGTTTAGATCATTACTATTCCGAGCTGAGCACTACTTTAACCATGCTCCATCTGGACCCCAATCAGATCTATTCTAGGAAGGATTTCGAATATGAACTTGAGCAG GCATCATCATATGGCCTACTATCAGCAATATTGTGTCTGCTCATAATAACAGTGGACCCTAAAGATGCCCCAAAGGTAGATGATAAATTGGAACAAAAGGATTTTGCCGTTATCCCCAATGAACGGTACTCTGAGAGAATTAACGGTGTTAttgaagattttattaaattaggcgtaatttga